ACCGCAGAATCCAGGGCCCACGCCCGTCCGCAATACGTCCGGCCAACGCAGTGAGCATGGTCGTCGCGCACCACACTGCCAGCAGCATGCCCAGCGCAACCATCGGCTTCCAACCACCAGCGAGCCACGGCAACGCAATCGCCGACGCCACACTCACCAACGCCGCCCAGCACAAACGAATGGCGATATCGGGCAGGCGCGCGGACTTCCACCTCGCGATTGGCCCAATGCCCATGAGGAATATGGCGGGTGTCATCAACGGCACGAATACCGCATCGAAATACGGCGCACCGACGGAAATTTTTCCGAGCCTGAGCACATCGAGCAAGAGCGGATACAACGTGCCGAGGAAGACCGAAGCGGCCGCGACCATCAGCAAAACGTTGTTCGATAACAGCAAGGCTTCACGCGATACCAACGCGAAACCGGGACCCAGTCCAATCTTCGGTGCTCGCCATGCGAACAATATCAACGCGCCGCCGGTCACTATCGACAGGAAGATCAGGATGAAAATGCCGCGCGTAGGATCAGAGGCGAATGCGTGCACGGACGTAATCACGCCCGAACGCACGAGGAACGTGCCAAGCAAGCTCAGCGAAAACGCGCAGATGGCAAGCAACACGGTCCACGCGCGAAAACTGCCGCGTTTATCGGTGACGGCGAGCGAGTGCATCAGCGCCGTGCCGACGAGCCACGGCATGAACGAAGCGTTTTCCACGGGGTCCCAGAACCACCACCCGCCCCATCCGAGTTCGTAGTACGCCCAGCCGCTGCCGAGCATGATGCCCAGCGTGAGGAAGGTCCAGGCAGCCGTGGTCCACGGGCGCGACCAGCGCGCCCAGGCGGCATCGAGTTCGCCCGACAACAACGCCGATACAGCGAATGAGAACGCTACGGCGAAGCCGACGTACCCCATATAAAGAATGGGCGGATGCGAGACCATGCCCGGGTCTTGCAGCAACGGGTTGAGATCGCGGCCATCCATTGCCGGTGGCAAAAGACGCGTGAACGGATTGGAGGTCCATAGCATGAAGAGCAGGAAACCCACGTTGATCCAGCTCATCACACCGAGCACGCGCGCGACCATGGGTCGGGGAAGCTGCTTGCTGAACACGGATACCACCGCCATCCACCACGTGAGCAGCAAGGTCCAGAGCAACAGCGAACCTTCGTGGCCGCCCCAGACCGCCGCGAAACGGTAGATGAGCGGCAGCATTGAATTGGAATTCGATGCAACATACGCCACGGAGAAATCGTTGCCCATGAACGAAACCGCCAGGCAACCGAATGCCATCGTGACGAATCCGCATTGGGCACGCGCAAGCGGCCACGCGCTTCTTGTCCAGTTTGTGATTCCGCGGGCCGCGCCGACAAGCGGCAACACGCCAGCCGTGATGGCGAGCAGCAAGGCGACGATCAGCGCGAACTGGCCGAGTTCCGGGATCATCGAGCGACTCCTGCGGGCACGCGTGTCCCGCCCGATGCCGCGTTCGATATCGTGTCCGATCTTGTGTCTGATACCCGCACGGACCGCGCGCGTTTGATGGCTTCAGCGGCGTCCGGCGGCATGTATTTCTCGTCGTGTTTGGCCAGCACCTGATCCGCCAGGAACACACCGTCCGGCAACAATCTGCCCTGCGCTACCACGCCCTTGCCTTCGCGAAACAGGTCGGGCAGCGCACCGCGATAAAGCACTGGAATCTCTCGAGCTGTATCGGTGATCATGAAACGCACGGTCAACCCGCTGGCGTCGCGTTCCACCGAACCACGCTCCACCAGACCGCCTACGCGCAGTCGTGCTGCGTGTTTCATGTTGCCCGAGACCAGTTGCGAGGGCGTGACGAAGAACATCACGTTGGCGTTGAACGCATTCAACACGAGCGCGGCCGCGCCGCCGAGCGCCACAAGCCCGGCGGCGACACCGCACGCCCGCCGCGTGCGCCCTTTCACGGTTTCTCCGTCAACGTGCTGCCACGCGTGCGCGGGTGGACAACATGCCCGCGCCTGCGCTGCCGCCTGTTCGAACCAACAGTGATTGCGATCTCGATGGCGAGCACAAGGAAGGTGATGTCGAACGCGACCCACAGGTACCAGAGATCGCCGTCGCCACCGGTCAAGCTGTTCATGACGTTCATCATGCTGCCTCTCGTTCATCGATAATCCGCCGCACCCGTACGAGCACCATGGCAATTGCGTAACACCAGAACGCCAGCGTCATCACGACGAGGCCAGCGAGCATCGAGCTGTCCATCGATACCCCGCTGCCGAATGAAAGCGATGCCCCCTGATGCAGCGTGTACCACCACTGCACCGAGAAATAGATAACCGGCACGTTGACCACGCCGGCGAGCGCGAGCACGGCGCAGGCACGATCGGCGCGGCGTGTGTCGTCGATGGCGCCATGCAGCGACATGAAGCCCAGATACAAGAACAGCAGAATCAGTTCGGACGTGAGCCGGGCGTCCCAGACCCACCACGCTCCCCACGTCGGACGGCCCCACAGCGCGCCCGTCACAAGCGCGAGGGCTGTGAAAAGCGCGCCGGTTGGAGCGATTGCACGGGCCATCATCGCGGAGAGGCGTGCGTTGAGTATCAGGCCGAGCGCCGCGTAAGCGGCCATCACGACATAGAGCAGCATCGACATCCATGCCGCCGGCACATGCACGAACATGATGCGATAAACGTCGCCCTGCACGGCATCCGTGGGGGCAATGAACAACGCGATCTGGATGCCCGGCATCGCGAGTAACAGCGCGGCAATAGCGAAGCCGGGAATCATCTTCCCCGCCAGCCGGTGAAACGGTCTCGGCGATGCGTAACGCAACCAGCCGGTCATCGCGATAGATGAGTTCATGATCGATGTGCCTTCATTGCGCTGACTCATTCTGCTGACTCATTCCGCTGAGATTCTTAAAGCTGCGACGGTTGCGACCGGGCACAGCGCGAGTGCAGCCAGCAGGCTTGCGCCGAGCAGCGAAAAGTTGGCCGTTGACCACGCGTCGGCGCGTGATGGATCGGCCGCGTTGGCGCCGAAAATCAGCACGGGCGTCTCGAGCGGAAGCACGAGCACCGCGAGCAGCATGCCGCCGCCCCGCACGCCGAGCGTCAGCGCCGCGCCCATCGAACCGATCAGGCTCAGAACAGGCGTTCCGAGCAACAGTGCCGCCGTAAGACGGCAAACGGTATCGAAAGACAGCCCGTATTGAAGCGCCAGAACGGGTGCAAGCAACACGAGCGCGAAGCCGCTCGTCAACCAGTGCGCGCCAATCTTCGCCATGACAATCGTCAGCAGCGAACGCGGCGAAAGCAGCATCTGGTCGAGCGCGCCATCGGCGAAATCGGGGCCGAATAAACGCCCGAGCGAGAGCATCGCGGCGAACAGCGCGGTCACCCACAACACGCCGGGAGCGATAGCCTGCAACAGCGCAGGGTCCGCGCCGACCGCGAGCGGAAACAGGCTCGCCGCGATGATGAAAAACAGCAGGCAGCCGAGGGCGGCGGTACGTCGCCGCCACGTCAGGGCGAGTTCGCGCTGCACGATGCGCGCCGTCAGTCGGAACATCGGCCGCACGGTTCGAAGTAGAGATTGCGGGTAGCCGAAGGCGGGGTGGTGATGAGCTTGTGTGTAGTCATCAATACGATGCCGCCTCGCTCCAGATGTCCCGCAATGCAGCGCTCGAGCACGCCGGACGATTCCTCGTCGAGCGCTGACGCCGGTTCATCGAGCAACCACAGCGGCTTGTGTTCCAGCAACAGCCGCGAGATAGCGAGCCGGCGCTTTTGTCCCGCGGACAAGCCGCGCACAATCGCGTGCCGGTAGCGGTCAAGTCCTACGCTCTCGAGCGCTTTCTCCTGGACCTCTACCCGCTCTTCAGCAACTTCGCCCAGCACCGAGCTGAAGGTCAGGTTCTCGGAAGCAGTCAGATCGTCGCTGATGCCGTTCAGATGCCCGAGATAGGCGAGCGATTGCCGCCACACTTCCGGACGTGCCCGCGCATCCTTGCCGCGCCATCGCACCGTGCCCGCGCTCGGTTGCAACAGACCCGCGAGCACGCGCAGCAGCGTGGTCTTGCCACTGCCGTTCGGGCCGTGGATCTGCAGCACCTGGCCGGCGTCAACGTCGAACCCTACGTCGCTAAAGAGCCTTTCTCCGGCGCGATCGAAGGCCAGTTTGTCGACAGACAAAAGTGCATCGCCCGATCTTGCCGTAGAGAATTCCGATGGAATAAACGTGTTCTGATTCATCGATAGACCTCTCAATTTGAACGCGCTTCGCGCAGCTGTTGATCTCGCATTGCCTGAGTCATGTTTGGCAATTCGTGTGCAATCCCCTTGTGACAATCGATACACGTCTTCTCGCCGGTGGCGAGAAAGCGCTGATGCGCGTTCTGCGCCCGCGGGCTTTGGCGCGTGAAATCCATGGACTCGAAAGAGTGGCAATTACGGCACTCCAGCGAGTCATTCGCTTTCATGCGGCGCCATTCGTGTTCAGCGAGTTCAAGCCGCTTCTCCTGGAATTTTTCACGCGTGCCGACCGTGCCGAACACCTTCGCCCACACTTCCTTCGACGCCTGCATCTTCCGTGCGATCTTGTCCGTCCAGTTGTGCGGCACATGACAGTTGGAACAGATGGCACGCACGCCGCTACGGTTGCTGTAATGAATCGTGGTCTTCAGTTCAGCGAAGGTGTTGTCGTGCATCTCGTGGCAACTGGTGCAGAACGCTTCGGTGCTGGTCACTTCCAGCGCCGTGTTGAACGCACCCCAGAACACCACGCCCGCGATAAACCCGCCTAGCGTCAGGAAGCCGAGGCTGTAGTAGGTGCTCGGGCGGTTGATCGTCTGCCAGTAGCGCTTTATCAGGCCGAACATCGCACGCTCCTATTTCTTCCCGGCCGCGTTCGGCCCAGCAGGCCCGGGCGCGACGCGCACATCTTCCACATCCTTGAACGTGTTGCCGACAAGCGGCTTCGTATCGGCTTGCGGGACATGGCACTGCGTGCAGAAATAGCGCCGTGGCGAGAGGCTTCCGAGCGTGGCGTTGTCTCGCGTGAGGTAATGCGATACGCCGATGGGCACGGCTCCACTCTCGGCCGCGCGGCTCCTCGCGTGGCACGCGAGGCAGCGGTTGGCGTTCTTGTCGAGTTGATAGCCGTCGATCTTGTGCGGGATCGTCGGCGGCTGCTGTGCATAGGCGCGGCCACGGATGACATCCTTATTTTCGATAGGTGCAATCAACGGCGGTTTCGCCTCTTCATCGATCGGCGTTGTGCCGCGCATGGCGTCGTGAAACGGTTCGGCAGGAATCACCGGCTGAGTCGACGCCGCCTGGGAAAAAACACAAAGACTTGCTGCAACCACTACGGTCCACGCTCGCATGGCCGCCTCCTCAGACTCTGACAATCTTGACGGCACACTTTTTGTAGTCGGTCTGTAGCGAGATCGGGTCGGTGGCGTCGAGCGTCACTTTGTTGATCAACTGACTCGCGTCGAACCACGGAACGAACACGAGACCGCGCGGCGGTTTGTCACGACCGCGTGTCTCGATCCGCGTACGGATAAAACCACGTCGCGACATCACCTTGACTTCATCTCCGCGTCGTAAGCCGAGCGCTTTTGCATCGTCGGGATGCATGAAACACACGGCGTTGGGAAATGCCCGATATAACTCCGGCACGCGGCGCGTCATCGATCCGGAATGCCAGTGTTCAAGCACGCGTCCCGTTGCCAGCCAGAGCGGAAAATCCTTGTCCGGCGCTTCGGCCGGCGGTTCGTACGGCAGCGCGTAGATCACCGCGCGGCCATCTTTGTTGCCATAGAACTGATACCCCGTGCCGGCCTTTACGTAGGGATCCGATCCCTCCTTGTAACGCCAACGCGTCTCCTTGCCGTCCACCACCGGCCAGCGCAAGCCACGCGCTTCGTGATAAGCGTCGAAGGGGGCGAGATCGTGACCATGACCGCGGCCGAAAGTCGCGTATTCCTCGAAGAGCCCCTTCTGCACATAAAAACCAAAAGCCTTCGCTTCATCGTTTCTATAATTCGGATTACTATCTTTATTCGGAAATTTATCGACTTGGCCGTTACGATAAAGCACGTCATAGAGCGTCTTGCCCTTCAGTTCGGGCTGCTTCGCAATCAACTCCGGCGGCCAGACTTCCTCGACCTTGAAGTGCTTCGAGAACTCCATCAACTGCCACAGATCCGAGCGCGCGCCGTTGGGCGCTTCCACCAGTTGATGCCAGAACTGCGTCCGGCGCTCGGCGTTGCCGTACGCGCCTTCCTTCTCGACCCACATTGCCGCGGGCAGGATCAGGTCGGCAGATACCGCCGTAGCAGTCGGATACACATCGGACACCACAATAAAATTCTCAGGGTTCCGATACCCCGGCAGCGTCTCTTCGTTGAGGTTCGCGCCCGCCTGGACGTTGTTGTTGCACATGACCCAGTACGCGTTCAGCTTGCCGTCCTTCAGCATGCGGTTTTGCAGCACCGCGTGATAGCCCGGCTTCTCTGGAATCGTGCCCGCGGGCAGCCGCCAGATCTGCTCCGCATGCGCCCTGTGTTCGGGGTTCGTCACCACCATGTCCGCCGGCAGCCGATGCGAGAACGTCCCCACTTCCCGCGCTGTGCCGCACGCCGACGGTTGCCCGGTCAGCGAGAACGGGCTATTGCCCGGCGTTGCGATCTTGCCCGTCAGCAAGTGCAGGTTATAGATCATGTTGTTCGCCCACGTGCCGCGCGTGTGCTGGTTGAAACCCATGGTCCAGAACGACATCACCTTGATATTCGGATTGGCGTAAAGCTCCGCAAGCTGATCGAGCTTGACCTTGGGCACACCCGACAACTTCGTCACGTAATCCGCGTCGTACTTCGAAACGAAGCGCGCGAAGGCGTCGAAATCCATGGGCTTCGAACCGTTCGGATCGCCCGCGTTTTTGGCGGCTTTCTGCAACGGATGATCGGGACGCAGGCCATAGCCAATATCCGCGTTGCCTTCCTTGAATGTCGTGTGCTTCGAGACAAAGTCCTTGTTCACACGATTCGTCTTGATGATCACATTCGCAATGTAGTTCAGGATCGCGAGGTCGGACTGGGGCGTAAAGATCACTCGATAATCGGCGAGATCAAAGCTGCGATGCTCGAACGTGGACAGCACCGCGACCGTCGTCTTCGGGACGCTCAGCTTGCGGTCCGTCACGCGGGTCCAGAGGATCGGATGCATCTCCGACATGTTCGAGCCCCAGAGCACGAATGCGTCGGCTTGCTCGATGTCGTCGTAGCAGCCCATAGGTTCGTCCATGCCGAAGGTGCGCATGAAACCGGTCACCGCCGACGCCATGCAATGCCGCGCGTTCGGATCGAGATTGTTGCTGCGAAACCCCGCCTTCATGAGTTTCACCGCGGCGTAGCCTTCGAACACCGTCCACTGGCCCGAGCCAAACATACCGACTGCTGTCGGCCCCTTCTCTTTCAGCACGCGCTTGAATTGCTCGGCCATCGTGCTGAACGCCTGGTCCCACGAGACCGGGGTGAACTCGCCGTCCTTCGCGTATTTGCCGTCCTTCATGCGCAGCAGCGGCGTGGTCAGGCGGTCCTCGCCGTACATGATCTTGGAGAGGAAATAACCTTTTACGCAATTCAGGCCGCGATTCACTTCGGCGAGCGGATCGCCCTGTGTCGCGACTACCCTGCCTGCTTTCACTCCCACGCTGACGCCGCAACCTGTTCCGCAAAAGCGGCATGGCGCCTTCGACCAGGTCACGTCGGCTTCGGCGACAGCGGCGATGGTTTTGTTCACGCCAGCGGCGAGGGCCGGCAGCGCGACGCCGGCCGCCGATGCGGCGGTAGCCGCCGCGGTCTGTTTAATAAAGCTTCGACGCGTCAGG
This window of the Caballeronia sp. SBC1 genome carries:
- a CDS encoding heme lyase CcmF/NrfE family subunit yields the protein MIPELGQFALIVALLLAITAGVLPLVGAARGITNWTRSAWPLARAQCGFVTMAFGCLAVSFMGNDFSVAYVASNSNSMLPLIYRFAAVWGGHEGSLLLWTLLLTWWMAVVSVFSKQLPRPMVARVLGVMSWINVGFLLFMLWTSNPFTRLLPPAMDGRDLNPLLQDPGMVSHPPILYMGYVGFAVAFSFAVSALLSGELDAAWARWSRPWTTAAWTFLTLGIMLGSGWAYYELGWGGWWFWDPVENASFMPWLVGTALMHSLAVTDKRGSFRAWTVLLAICAFSLSLLGTFLVRSGVITSVHAFASDPTRGIFILIFLSIVTGGALILFAWRAPKIGLGPGFALVSREALLLSNNVLLMVAAASVFLGTLYPLLLDVLRLGKISVGAPYFDAVFVPLMTPAIFLMGIGPIARWKSARLPDIAIRLCWAALVSVASAIALPWLAGGWKPMVALGMLLAVWCATTMLTALAGRIADGRGPWILRFFHVPRGFYGMLVAHLGIGIFIAGVTLVKGYETAGEARLDIGQSIEAGGYTFRFDGTKPVDGPNYRALRANIVVSREGRVVAVMHPEKRFFVVQETTMTEAAVDRGVFRDLYVALGDAADNSATAWTVRVQIKPFVDWIWAGCLLMAFGGVLAASDRRYRLAVRERRQAATGAVHARIRTQAAIAAANVGNVGNVASAKETRS
- the ccmE gene encoding cytochrome c maturation protein CcmE is translated as MKGRTRRACGVAAGLVALGGAAALVLNAFNANVMFFVTPSQLVSGNMKHAARLRVGGLVERGSVERDASGLTVRFMITDTAREIPVLYRGALPDLFREGKGVVAQGRLLPDGVFLADQVLAKHDEKYMPPDAAEAIKRARSVRVSDTRSDTISNAASGGTRVPAGVAR
- a CDS encoding heme exporter protein CcmD is translated as MMNVMNSLTGGDGDLWYLWVAFDITFLVLAIEIAITVGSNRRQRRRGHVVHPRTRGSTLTEKP
- the ccmC gene encoding heme ABC transporter permease CcmC; translation: MSQRNEGTSIMNSSIAMTGWLRYASPRPFHRLAGKMIPGFAIAALLLAMPGIQIALFIAPTDAVQGDVYRIMFVHVPAAWMSMLLYVVMAAYAALGLILNARLSAMMARAIAPTGALFTALALVTGALWGRPTWGAWWVWDARLTSELILLFLYLGFMSLHGAIDDTRRADRACAVLALAGVVNVPVIYFSVQWWYTLHQGASLSFGSGVSMDSSMLAGLVVMTLAFWCYAIAMVLVRVRRIIDEREAA
- the ccmB gene encoding heme exporter protein CcmB; translation: MFRLTARIVQRELALTWRRRTAALGCLLFFIIAASLFPLAVGADPALLQAIAPGVLWVTALFAAMLSLGRLFGPDFADGALDQMLLSPRSLLTIVMAKIGAHWLTSGFALVLLAPVLALQYGLSFDTVCRLTAALLLGTPVLSLIGSMGAALTLGVRGGGMLLAVLVLPLETPVLIFGANAADPSRADAWSTANFSLLGASLLAALALCPVATVAALRISAE
- the ccmA gene encoding cytochrome c biogenesis heme-transporting ATPase CcmA is translated as MNQNTFIPSEFSTARSGDALLSVDKLAFDRAGERLFSDVGFDVDAGQVLQIHGPNGSGKTTLLRVLAGLLQPSAGTVRWRGKDARARPEVWRQSLAYLGHLNGISDDLTASENLTFSSVLGEVAEERVEVQEKALESVGLDRYRHAIVRGLSAGQKRRLAISRLLLEHKPLWLLDEPASALDEESSGVLERCIAGHLERGGIVLMTTHKLITTPPSATRNLYFEPCGRCSD
- a CDS encoding NapC/NirT family cytochrome c, producing MFGLIKRYWQTINRPSTYYSLGFLTLGGFIAGVVFWGAFNTALEVTSTEAFCTSCHEMHDNTFAELKTTIHYSNRSGVRAICSNCHVPHNWTDKIARKMQASKEVWAKVFGTVGTREKFQEKRLELAEHEWRRMKANDSLECRNCHSFESMDFTRQSPRAQNAHQRFLATGEKTCIDCHKGIAHELPNMTQAMRDQQLREARSN
- a CDS encoding nitrate reductase cytochrome c-type subunit; amino-acid sequence: MRAWTVVVAASLCVFSQAASTQPVIPAEPFHDAMRGTTPIDEEAKPPLIAPIENKDVIRGRAYAQQPPTIPHKIDGYQLDKNANRCLACHARSRAAESGAVPIGVSHYLTRDNATLGSLSPRRYFCTQCHVPQADTKPLVGNTFKDVEDVRVAPGPAGPNAAGKK
- the napA gene encoding periplasmic nitrate reductase subunit alpha, with product MSLTRRSFIKQTAAATAASAAGVALPALAAGVNKTIAAVAEADVTWSKAPCRFCGTGCGVSVGVKAGRVVATQGDPLAEVNRGLNCVKGYFLSKIMYGEDRLTTPLLRMKDGKYAKDGEFTPVSWDQAFSTMAEQFKRVLKEKGPTAVGMFGSGQWTVFEGYAAVKLMKAGFRSNNLDPNARHCMASAVTGFMRTFGMDEPMGCYDDIEQADAFVLWGSNMSEMHPILWTRVTDRKLSVPKTTVAVLSTFEHRSFDLADYRVIFTPQSDLAILNYIANVIIKTNRVNKDFVSKHTTFKEGNADIGYGLRPDHPLQKAAKNAGDPNGSKPMDFDAFARFVSKYDADYVTKLSGVPKVKLDQLAELYANPNIKVMSFWTMGFNQHTRGTWANNMIYNLHLLTGKIATPGNSPFSLTGQPSACGTAREVGTFSHRLPADMVVTNPEHRAHAEQIWRLPAGTIPEKPGYHAVLQNRMLKDGKLNAYWVMCNNNVQAGANLNEETLPGYRNPENFIVVSDVYPTATAVSADLILPAAMWVEKEGAYGNAERRTQFWHQLVEAPNGARSDLWQLMEFSKHFKVEEVWPPELIAKQPELKGKTLYDVLYRNGQVDKFPNKDSNPNYRNDEAKAFGFYVQKGLFEEYATFGRGHGHDLAPFDAYHEARGLRWPVVDGKETRWRYKEGSDPYVKAGTGYQFYGNKDGRAVIYALPYEPPAEAPDKDFPLWLATGRVLEHWHSGSMTRRVPELYRAFPNAVCFMHPDDAKALGLRRGDEVKVMSRRGFIRTRIETRGRDKPPRGLVFVPWFDASQLINKVTLDATDPISLQTDYKKCAVKIVRV